From the Xyrauchen texanus isolate HMW12.3.18 chromosome 49, RBS_HiC_50CHRs, whole genome shotgun sequence genome, one window contains:
- the ugt5a1 gene encoding UDP glucuronosyltransferase 5 family, polypeptide A1, with protein MKMHHSVPIIVLTLLYTPPGIDGGKVLVFPLDGSHWVNMKILIEELHAKGHNLTVLRASNSWYIKKDSPFYNSITIPNTGGFDEEFFSSMISQLLKIKREGNSIWNRIQLEYEVILKFKSMHEDMTQMIEKLLEDKEIMKSIKDAHYDVILADPAVGGGAILAHKFNIPLVFNARWTINGEGHFAIAPSPLSYIPVPGILLTDMMSFLQRVKNVLIYFFTLFQITMIADPPYKSFCNKHIGPDVHYFTLFQEADIWLMRTDFTFEFPRPTMPNIVYMGGFQCKPAKPLPADLEEFVQSSGQHGVIIMTLGTLIAQLPHDVTDEIAAAFAQLPQKVIWRYTGPRPVTLGNNTLLVDWLPQNDLLGHTQIKAFVAHGGTNGVQEAIYHGVPIVGLPLVFDQPDNLFRMEAKGTAKIVDIATLDRTVFLEALKEVLHNPFYKENMQRLSKLHHDQPMKPLDRAVFWIEFVMRNGGAPHLRTQSFRMSWIAYHSIDVILTLIATLFMCVFFTMYVIRYIFRVLFKTKVKRA; from the coding sequence ATGAAGATGCATCATTCAGTACCTATCATTGTGTTGACACTCTTATACACACCACCTGGAATAGACGGAGGCAAAGTGCTGGTGTTTCCACTAGACGGAAGTCACTGGGTAAACATGAAGATCCTTATAGAGGAACTGCATGCCAAAGGGCACAACTTGACTGTGTTGAGAGCCTCTAACAGCTGGTATATCAAGAAGGATTCTCCTTTCTACAATTCCATCACCATTCCAAACACTGGAGGATTTGATGAGGAGTTTTTCAGTTCAATGATCAGTCAGCTCTTGAAGATTAAAAGAGAAGGGAATTCCATTTGGAACCGCATTCAACTGGAGTATGAAGTCATCTTGAAATTTAAAAGCATGCATGAAGATATGACACAGATGATCGAAAAACTATTAGAGGACAAGGAAATTATGAAATCAATCAAAGATGCCCACTATGATGTGATACTGGCAGACCCAGCTGTTGGAGGTGGTGCGATACTTGCACACAAATTTAATATACCTCTGGTTTTTAATGCTCGGTGGACGATTAATGGAGAGGGACATTTTGCTATTGCTCCTTCGCCCCTGTCTTATATTCCTGTCCCAGGAATACTGTTAACAGACATGATGTCATTTCTCCAACGGGTCAAGAATGTTCTGATTTACTTTTTCACCCTGTTCCAGATTACAATGATTGCTGACCCCCCCTACAAATCGTTCTGTAACAAacatattggtcctgatgttcaTTACTTCACCCTTTTCCAGGAAGCAGACATCTGGCTCATGAGAACTGATTTCACTTTTGAGTTTCCAAGACCCACAATGCCAAATATTGTCTACATGGGTGGCTTCCAGTGCAAACCTGCTAAGCCACTTCCAGCAGACCTTGAGGAATTTGTGCAGAGCTCTGGACAACATGGAGTCATCATCATGACTTTAGGTACCCTTATTGCTCAGCTTCCACATGATGTCACAGATGAGATAGCGGCGGCTTTTGCTCAACTTCCCCAAAAGGTTATATGGAGATACACAGGACCTCGACCTGTTACCCTTGGAAACAACACATTACTTGTAGACTGGCTCCCCCAGAATGATCTGCTCGGACATACCCAGATTAAAGCATTTGTAGCACATGGAGGCACCAATGGAGTTCAGGAAGCCATCTACCATGGGGTGCCTATTGTGGGTCTCCCTTTAGTGTTTGATCAACCTGACAATCTCTTCAGAATGGAAGCGAAGGGAACGGCAAAAATTGTAGACATTGCAACTCTGGACAGGACTGTGTTTCTAGAGGCATTAAAGGAGGTATTGCATAACCCATTTTACAAGGAAAACATGCAGAGACTGTCCAAGCTGCACCATGATCAGCCAATGAAACCCCTCGATCGTGCTGTCTTCTGGATTGAGTTTGTCATGAGGAATGGAGGAGCCCCTCATTTACGAACACAGTCTTTCAGAATGTCCTGGATTGCATATCACTCTATAGATGTTATTTTGACTTTAATTGCGACTCTTttcatgtgtgtatttttcaCTATGTATGTGATTAGATATATTTTTAGAGTTTTATTCAAAACTAAAGTAAAACGTGCGTGA
- the LOC127640376 gene encoding UDP-glucuronosyltransferase 2A3-like, giving the protein MHHSTLLSLFILLSALSGYYCGKVLVVPVDGSHWINMKVLIVELNAKGHNITVIRGSSSWYIKEKSSYYTSITVDTGEFDDDFMVMFLPHLLKIQRQGRSFWSEMATADEIYSRITKIHQQICNMTAIIFENETLIKSLEDAKYDVVLTDPAFGGGVLLAHRLGLPLVLNVRWTMYGEAHFDIAPSPLSYTPVTGLQLTDKMTFIQRVKNVMTYMMILYKNSKYFGYPYKEFTQKYFGPNVDFFFLLQEADIWLMRNDFIFEFPRPTMPNIVYMGGFQCKPAKPLPAELEEFVQSSGQHGVVIMTLGTVFGQLLSDINDEIAAAFAQLPQKVIWRHTGPRPANLGNNTLIVDWLPQNDLLGHPQTKVFVAHGGTNGVQEAIYHGVPIVGLPLIFDQPENLSRMQAKGTAKIVDIATLDRTVFLEALKEVLHNPFYKENIQRLSKLHHDQPMKPLDRAVFWIEFVMRNGGAPHLRTQSFKMSWIAYHSIDVILTLMVTVLIFAFVTVYIIRYFCLVICKKKVKFE; this is encoded by the coding sequence ATGCATCACTCCACCCTTCTAAGTTTGTTCATCCTCTTATCTGCTCTGTCAGGATATTACTGTGGTAAAGTTTTGGTCGTTCCAGTGGATGGAAGCCACTGGATCAATATGAAGGTCCTCATTGTGGAGTTAAATGCAAAAGGTCATAATATCACCGTGATCCGGGGTTCTAGCAGCTGGTACATTAAAGAGAAGTCTTCTTACTACACTTCCATTACTGTGGATACTGGTGAATTTGATGATGATTTCATGGTGATGTTTCTCCCCCACTTACTGAAGATCCAAAGACAAGGACGgtcattttggagtgaaatggCAACTGCTGATGAGATTTATAGCAGGATTACAAAAATTCACCAGCAAATATGCAATATGACAGCaataatatttgaaaatgaaACCTTGATAAAATCACTGGAGGATGCCAAATATGACGTTGTTCTTACGGATCCTGCTTTTGGAGGTGGAGTGTTACTGGCACATCGCCTTGGCCTCCCTCTTGTGCTTAATGTCCGTTGGACCATGTATGGAGAGGCACATTTTGACATTGCTCCATCTCCTCTCTCGTATACACCTGTTACAGGTTTGCAGCTCACCGATAAGATGACCTTCATTCAAAGAGTCAAGAATGtgatgacatatatgatgatTCTTTATAAGAATTCAAAGTATTTTGGCTATCCTTACAAAGAGTTCACACAGAAATATTTTGGCCCCAATGTCgatttcttcttcctcctccaggAAGCAGACATCTGGCTCATGAGAAATGATTTCATTTTTGAGTTTCCACGACCCACAATGCCCAATATTGTCTACATGGGTGGCTTCCAGTGCAAACCTGCTAAGCCTCTTCCAGCAGAGCTTGAGGAATTTGTGCAGAGCTCTGGACAACATGGTGTTGTCATCATGACTTTAGGAACTGTTTTTGGTCAGCTTCTGAGTGATATAAATGATGAGATTGCTGCCGCTTTTGCCCAATTGCCCCAAAAGGTTATTTGGAGGCACACAGGACCACGGCCTGCCAACCTTGGTAATAATACTTTGATAGTCGACTGGCTCCCCCAGAATGATCTTCTTGGACATCCTCAGACTAAGGTTTTTGTAGCACATGGAGGCACCAATGGTGTTCAGGAAGCCATCTACCATGGGGTGCCTATTGTGGGTCTCCCTTTAATATTTGATCAACCTGAAAATCTCTCCAGAATGCAAGCAAAAGGAACAGCAAAAATTGTTGACATTGCAACTCTGGACAGGACTGTGTTTCTAGAGGCATTAAAGGAGGTATTGCATAACCCATTTTACAAGGAAAACATACAAAGACTGTCCAAGCTGCACCATGATCAGCCAATGAAACCCCTCGATCGTGCTGTCTTCTGGATTGAGTTTGTCATGAGGAATGGAGGAGCCCCTCATTTACGAACACAGTCATTCAAAATGTCCTGGATTGCATATCACTCTATAGATGTTATTTTGACTTTAATGGTGACAGTCCTCATATTTGCATTTGTGACTGTTTATATAATTCGATATTTCTGTCTGGTTATATgtaaaaagaaagtaaaatttGAATGA